From Oncorhynchus masou masou isolate Uvic2021 unplaced genomic scaffold, UVic_Omas_1.1 unplaced_scaffold_4039, whole genome shotgun sequence:
cagaaccactggggagggactggggacagagagaaggacagaaccactagggagggactggggacagagagaaggacagaaccactagggagggggcagagaaggacagaaccactaggggacaggacagaaccactagggagggactggggacagagaaaggacagaaccactagggagggactgggggcagagagagaaggacagaaccactagagggactggggacagagacagaaccactagggagggactggggacagagagaaggacagaaccactagggagggactggggacagagagaaggacagaaccactagggagggactggggacagagagaaggacagaaccactggggagactggggagagagagcaggacagaaccactggggagggactggggacagagagaaggacagaaccactagggagggactggggacagagagagaaggacagaaccactagggagggactggggacagagagaggacagaaccactggggagggactggggacagagagaaggacagaaccactagggagggactgggggcagagagagaaggacagaaccactagggagggactgggggcagagagaaggacagaaccactagggagggactggggacagagagaaggacagaaccactagggagggactggggacagagagaaggacagaaccactggggagagactggggacagagagagaaggacagaaccactagggagggactgggggcagagagagaaggacagaaccactagggagggactggggacagagagaaggacagaaccactagggagggactgggggcagagagagactggggacaggacagaaccactagggagggactggggacagagagaaggacagaaccactagggagggactggggacagagaaaggacagaaccactgggggagagactggggacagagagagcaggacagaaccactggggagggactggggacagaaCCAATGGGGAGGGACTAGGGACAGAACCAATGGGgagaaggacagaaccactagggagggactggggacagagagaagaacagaacgactggggagggactggggacagagagagaaggacagaaccactagggagggactggggacagagagaaggacagaaccactggggagggactggggacagagagagaaggacagaaccactagggagggactggggacagagagaaggacagaaccactggggagagactggggacagagagaaggacagaaccactggggagggactggggacagagagagaaggacagaaccactggggagggactggggacagagagagaaggacagaaccactagggagggactggggacagagagaaggacagaaccactggggagggactggggacagagagagaaggacagaaccactagggagggactggggacagagagaaggacagaaccactggggagagactggggacagagagagcaggacagaaccactggggagggactggggacagaaCCAATGGGGAGGgactagggacagagagagaaggacagaaccactagggagggactggggacagagagaaggacagaaccactggggagagactggggacagagagagcaggacagaaccactggggagagactggggacagagagaaggacagaaccactagggagggactgggggcagagagagaaggacagaaccactagggagggactggggacagagagaaggacagaaccactagggagggactgggggcagagagagaaggacagaaccactagggagggactggggacagagagaaggacagaaccactagggagggactggggacagagagaaggacagaaccactagggagggactggggacagagagaaggacagaaccactagggagggactggggacagagagaaggacagaaccactggggagagactggggacagagagagcaggacagaaccactggggagggactggggacagagagaaggacagaaccactagggagggactggggacagagagagaaggacagaaccactagggagggactggggacagagagaaggacagaaccactcgggagggactggggacagagagaaggacagaaccactagggagggactgggggcagagagagaaggacagaaccactagggagggactgggggcagagagagaaggacagaaccactagggagggactggggacagagagaaggacagaaccactagggagggactggggacagagagaaggacagaaccactggggagagactggggacagagagaaggacagaaccactagggagggactgggggcagagagagaaggacagaaccactagggagggactggggacagagagaaggacagaaccactagggagggactgggggcagagagagaaggacagaaccactagggagggactggggacagagagaaggacagaaccactagggagggactggggacagagagaaggacagaaccactggggagagactggggacagagagagcaggacagaaccactggggagggactggggacagaaCCAATGGGGAGGgactagggacagagagagaaggacagaaccactagggagggactggggacagagagaagaacagaacgactggggagggactggggacagagagagaaggacagaaccactagggagggactggggacagagagaaggacagaaccactggggagggactggggacagagagagaaggacagaaccactagggagggactggggacagagagaaggacagaaccactggggagagactggggacagagagaaggacagaaccactggggagggactggggacagagagaaggacagaaccactggggagggactggggacagagagagaaggacagaaccactagggagggactggggacagagagaaggacagaaccactggggagggactggggacagagagaaggacagaaccactagggagggactggggacagagagaaggacagaaccactggggagagactggggacagagagagcaggacagaaccactggggagggactggggacagaaCCAATGGGGAGGgactagggacagagagagaaggacagaaccactagggagggactggggacagagagaaggacagaaccactggggagagactggggacagagagagcaggacagaaccactggggagggactggggacagaaCCAATGGGGAGGgactagggacagagagagaaggacagaaccactagggagggactggggacagagagaaggacagaaccactggggagggactggggacagagagagaaggacagaaccactagggagggactggggacagagaaggacagaaccactggggagagactggggacagagagagcaggacagaaccactggggagggactggggacagaaCCAATGGGGAGGgactagggacagagagagaaggacagaaccactagggagggactggggacagagagaaggacagaaccactggggagagactggggacagagagagcaggacagaaccactggggagggactggggacagaaCCAATGGGGAGGgactagggacagagagagaaggacagaaccactagggagggactggggacagagagaaggacagaaccactggggagagactgggggcagagagagaaggacagaaccactagggagggactggggacagagagagaaggacagaaccactagggagggactggggacagagagaaggacagaaccactggggagagactgggggcagagagagaaggacagaaccactagggagggactggggacagagagaaggacagaaccactggggagggactggggacagagagagcaggacagaaccactggggagggactggggacagagagcaggacagaaccactggggagggactggggacagagagcaggacagaaccactggggagggactggggacagagagagcaggacagaaccactggggagggactggggacagaaCCAATGGGGAGGgactagggacagagagagaaggatacagtcAACGATACATCCACCATGGATGTTCCCGCTCTGGGAGAAGTGGAGCTGGATGAACTTCCCAAAGCGACTAGAATTGTTGTTGTACACTGTCTTGGCATTCCCAAACGCCTCCATGATAGGACTGCACACAGAGAGgaatgttagtgtgtgtgtatttagacagttgtgtgtctgtgtgtctgtgtgtgtgtgtgtgtgtgtgtacctgctctgAACGATGGACTGCTCCACTGGTGTGGTCTTCTCAGAAGGAGGCATCCCAGCAGAGTTCTGGCTCATCACAGACAGGAACTGGAGCAGCAGCTTGGTGCTCTCTGTCTTACCAGCCCCCGACTccccactggaacacacacacacacacacgcacacacacacgcacacacacacggtcacacgGTCACACGGTCACACTCTAAAAACCACACTTAACCTTTCTCTGACCTTCTCCACCAAATGAATCTGATAGGTCAACACAATTTGTCTTGACTATAACATATATTAAACAGTGATTGGTTAATAGATATTGAGTTAGCCTTTGGTCTGTACACCAATCAGATTCATGACTGAATCTTCATTGGATGTGATTGGACAAGGGGTCAGATAGGAAAGGTATAAACAACAACTTCCTACTCGACCAATCAAATCTCACCTGATGAGGACGCATTGGCTGTCGTGTCGTTTCCAGATGCAGCGGTAACACTCATTGGCTACAGCGAAGATATGGGGCGGGAGTTGTCCGATGTGGTGTCGACTGTACAGCTCAACTCTATCTAGGTCATACATGCCTGGGATCTGTTTATAAGGGTTCACCGCCGCCAGGATACTGCCTATGttggtctgagacacacacacacacacacacacacacacacacacacacacacacacacacacacacacacacacacacacacacacacacacacacacacacacacacacacacacacacacacacacacacacacacaagttgtaTCCAGAACCAGGATGAGATGTACTATATATTActcagagaaacacagacagaggagagaacagagctagagagaggagagaggagagaggaggccaGCAATTTTGGAGTAGAAAAGAGCAGTTCTTGTTTACTTCCCTACGTTCAGCTGACACATCAAGTCAGCAAGCCTCACATCGGATCATATTCTGTACTCTGCATAttctctggacacacacacacacacacacacactgacacagaaacGTGACCAGCACACCGGGTGAACTAATACGATCAGCTTAAAGGAAATCCCTCCACATCATCTCGATAAGGTCATCTGCCGTGCCCCctgtctcacacagacacacagtgtgTCCCCTCATCTACATTAGgtcactctgtgtgtctctgtgtcctttAAGCCATGTATCTTTCTatgttctgtgtctgtctgcctgtcaatTCATGATATCAAACCTATCTCTATTTAGGGGAAAACACAGTACTGTTGTCTACTACTGTAGAGAGGTGCATTATGGGTagtagggctgaggctgggtgcCAGTAAAGCAGATGTGAACTACTTAGCTAGTTACCATGCAAGAGTGTGTAATTTATAGACCAcctccccagacacacacacacacacacacacatggacagaaGAAGAGATGATATAAGCTGATTTGTGTTTCCCGTCAAAAGCCTTTAGCCAGGAGATTACcggaagaggaggggaggcatTCATTGTAtagcacatgcatgtgtgtgtgtgtgtgtgttagtgtgtgactTACATAGATGCTGTCCTTCTGGTAGCGCTGGTAGAGGTTGTGCATGATGGCAGCTTCGTGTAGTTCTGCCAGAGTGGACATGTCCTCCACCCCATCTATACTGGACTGATGCATAGCGTACACTCTCTCTCTAGTCACCTCAGCCTGCTGGAGATACAACACCtagaggggatggggggggggggacagagacagaaagagaggagtggagatatatatatagagacagagacagagagagacagagagagacagaggggatacATATTACAGTTGCAAAGGTAAATATTGCACAGTTGGAGTTAATGACATTTAGTCTAATTTCAATTAAATTCTAATTcatgaattgagaaagagaggtATTTTCAGTTCTTGCAATTCCTTGCAAACGATCACCACTGGTGTATTGTgggtgtgttgctaaggcccttccactggtgtattgagggtgtgttgctaaggccctaccactggtgtattgagggtgtgttgctaaggccctaccactggtgtattgagggtgtgttgctaaggcccttcCACTGTTGTATTGAGAGGGTGTGTTAttgagggtgtgttgctaaggccctaccactggtgtattgagggtgtgttgctaaggccctaccactggtgtattgagggtgtgttgctaaggccctaccactggtgtattgagggtgtgttgctaaggccctaccactggtgtattgag
This genomic window contains:
- the LOC135534862 gene encoding unconventional myosin-X-like, with protein sequence MHQSSIDGVEDMSTLAELHEAAIMHNLYQRYQKDSIYTNIGSILAAVNPYKQIPGMYDLDRVELYSRHHIGQLPPHIFAVANECYRCIWKRHDSQCVLISGESGAGKTESTKLLLQFLSVMSQNSAGMPPSEKTTPVEQSIVQSSPIMEAFGNAKTVYNNNSSRFGKFIQLHFSQSGNIHGGCIVDCILLSLSLVPPH